Proteins found in one Vallitalea guaymasensis genomic segment:
- a CDS encoding glycoside hydrolase family 66 protein gives MKKLMSLFLSLSLLLLTINTTGNIAFAADNCTITEVSVDKARYNTGDNVTISIEINNPDSMAVSKTVTTKIYHLENLVDTYSSVVDVQPNTATTHTVTWTAPSNNYTGYLISADIGDGVEVTTGVDVSNDFTRYPRYGYSVDFPVGETLEESNEMIEKLAKDYNINVVQYYDWMYRHDMNFPSTGNTWVDLFGNTISETTLQNRIDKGHALNQSAMAYQMAYMVREDYEDYSAKKEWGLYRNKDYNISYDKDNPSTINNIDQLIFPLEGSPAPILFAMNPANKDWQDFMNNQYTLAVNRLGFDGIQIDQMGDFWGNINYYDYWGNYVDLSKTFSDFVNDSKEALTNNNSSKNYLTMNAVNGAVPPNDRFSTWDIMNNADTDFQFSEIWQNSPTYDSLKKYIEWQKLTDGGKTMVLAAYMNQHTNAGTLYEAENASLSGLTSGNDNGTTYITGFDSAGDSADFNISVPEDGVYTLVFRFSNGASARADKNIYVDNEKVMTAYFDLTRTGLMPANPSWSNYSNEAAFTDPKTLYLTAGNHSIKVQHDSDNTGDIRVDSVTLGTFNKASVRLTDSAIAASGAMHIEMGTGLSMANGSSNFCDTVMLGHPYYPKAFKMMRDDLRNEMQNHYDFITAYENLLYDPDINPVDGGTQTISIENESVTGSGESGNIWFIPKTKNDDYGIVHLINLTSETNTNWRDVTDEPTTKNNLQVKYYIPYHKTVSNLYMASPDRNDCMTENLSFTTGTDSVGKYISFTVPELKYWDMIYFTFGNESEPSIYEAEDSIKKDVGTNNDHNGYTGSGFVDSYGETWDSVSFDIEVEEEGDYTLRFSYANATGSECSRELIVDNQNKGKISFQPLSDWDTWGIAEKGVHLLPGRHRLVVLVTHEYTGFINLDNLRVSKLSESVRGVYMNNWKDSVYLWKETQNNLTKPLFTDGPSIYELRFYEKTDADDYNRNEIKNYSMFFRDETDNKVYTTGSNFRASGHFGDDGIFYTDYETYAGEKMSPEISRDYAAIPNENFMVVRYTVKNNTGSEKTYNIMDMLHVDNHSNNDITASYDSTKQVTTIDMSGAGQYYIAHGTLESSVNGYQIADDTVSDTNSNICSPWHTFNNDGTLKNNGSVTCREDISTAFTKSVTLQSQESTDIYFYIAIGKDNVEIQNAIDTATGQNGSYWMNTMETNYSNWLNEGKSVNFDQPELNYCYENISVALKQSIVPGTYNDGTKDVAKFASLPATTNPSAYSYKVWARDSAVTAMSLDASGHTDEAEYYWYWLADRQIKVDHGDWRKPGTFWTCYWIWNNDPVSFVEPEYDSIGMFLVGAYRHYESLEEPAKTNFLNNIWEDYRRSADFAMNHIDSNGFGKADCSIWEEQIEYNAFTEALYAAGLDAAQEMAKAKGLQSLADNYNGAAGSIRSAIQRSSTDSVPGLWNQTDPNNRYYNRAVNLNNTPRTTVDASSDVLVTYGVIDMMSKRAYDHYNKVNNTIAHDTYGITRYEGDSFYSGKNSWDPGGVEAFEDEPSWPQMTMWVAMMELFSGYDSLRDNALRRLEWFADRTALGYAPQGEAVSNVTLKPIISTMIEPITGAAYIMTALTYEDKFDMRITPNQYNAGARYTVNVHDGCRDTSNAYDTISDWHQWTYIPYYLDKIGDNTAGDSSRDIKKIYISNDDNNMYIRIDNVGNTLPNYNVNNDKFVVSVYSQDFSNGSINTTNNGFYGSALDRDYGYMVTRRSDDSNYTAYNVDSNNSWQLDKQITSVIAPQWESTSGRIEMVIPLSELSSGSVSTGDWANMKIALGLDNGSGMQETDYMNIHYRITGNNESWLFGNSEE, from the coding sequence ATGAAAAAATTAATGAGTTTATTTTTATCTCTTAGCTTACTTTTATTAACAATAAACACGACTGGTAATATTGCATTCGCTGCTGATAATTGTACTATTACTGAAGTTAGCGTTGATAAAGCGAGATATAATACTGGTGATAATGTTACTATTTCTATTGAAATAAATAACCCGGATAGCATGGCAGTATCAAAAACAGTAACAACTAAAATATATCATTTAGAAAATCTTGTTGATACTTATAGTTCTGTTGTTGATGTTCAGCCTAATACAGCTACTACTCATACAGTAACATGGACAGCACCTAGCAACAATTACACAGGCTATTTAATATCAGCAGACATAGGTGATGGTGTTGAGGTTACTACTGGAGTTGATGTGTCCAATGATTTCACAAGATATCCTAGATATGGATATTCTGTAGATTTTCCTGTTGGAGAAACGTTAGAAGAAAGTAATGAGATGATAGAAAAGTTAGCAAAAGATTATAATATCAATGTTGTCCAATACTATGATTGGATGTATAGACATGATATGAACTTCCCTAGTACAGGAAATACATGGGTTGATTTGTTTGGTAACACTATTAGTGAAACAACTCTTCAAAATAGAATTGATAAGGGACATGCTCTCAACCAAAGTGCTATGGCTTATCAAATGGCATATATGGTACGTGAAGATTATGAAGATTATAGTGCTAAAAAAGAATGGGGTCTTTATAGAAACAAAGATTACAATATAAGTTATGATAAAGATAACCCATCAACTATTAATAACATAGATCAATTGATTTTCCCACTTGAAGGAAGTCCAGCACCTATATTATTTGCAATGAACCCAGCTAATAAGGATTGGCAGGATTTCATGAATAATCAATATACTTTAGCTGTTAACCGTTTAGGTTTTGATGGTATACAAATAGACCAAATGGGTGATTTCTGGGGAAACATTAATTATTATGATTACTGGGGTAATTACGTTGACCTTAGTAAAACATTCTCAGATTTTGTTAATGATTCAAAAGAAGCATTGACCAATAATAATAGCAGTAAAAATTATTTGACAATGAATGCTGTTAATGGAGCAGTACCACCAAATGATAGATTCTCAACATGGGATATCATGAATAATGCTGATACAGATTTCCAATTCAGTGAAATCTGGCAGAATTCTCCTACATATGATAGTTTGAAAAAATATATTGAATGGCAAAAATTAACAGATGGTGGAAAAACAATGGTTCTAGCTGCTTATATGAATCAACATACTAACGCTGGAACTCTATATGAAGCTGAAAATGCAAGTCTTAGCGGCTTAACAAGCGGAAATGATAATGGTACAACTTATATTACTGGTTTTGATAGTGCTGGTGATAGTGCTGACTTTAATATTTCAGTTCCAGAAGATGGAGTATATACTTTAGTATTCAGATTCTCTAATGGAGCTTCAGCAAGAGCAGATAAAAATATTTATGTTGACAATGAAAAAGTCATGACAGCTTATTTTGATTTGACTAGAACTGGATTAATGCCTGCTAACCCAAGCTGGTCTAATTATTCTAACGAAGCAGCTTTTACAGATCCAAAAACTTTATATCTTACAGCAGGAAATCATAGTATTAAAGTACAACATGACAGTGATAATACTGGAGATATTCGTGTGGATAGTGTTACACTTGGTACTTTTAACAAAGCTTCTGTTCGTTTAACAGATTCAGCAATAGCTGCATCAGGTGCTATGCATATTGAAATGGGAACTGGACTAAGTATGGCTAATGGATCAAGTAATTTCTGTGATACAGTTATGCTAGGTCATCCATATTATCCAAAAGCTTTCAAAATGATGAGAGATGATTTGAGAAATGAAATGCAAAATCATTATGACTTCATTACTGCTTATGAAAATCTTCTATATGACCCAGATATCAACCCTGTTGATGGAGGAACACAAACAATCAGCATTGAAAATGAAAGTGTTACTGGTTCAGGTGAAAGCGGTAATATATGGTTTATACCAAAAACAAAAAATGACGACTATGGTATAGTGCATTTAATTAATTTAACATCAGAGACTAATACTAATTGGAGAGATGTTACTGATGAGCCAACAACTAAGAACAACCTTCAAGTAAAATATTATATACCTTATCATAAAACAGTATCCAACTTATATATGGCTAGTCCAGATAGAAATGATTGTATGACAGAGAACCTTTCATTTACTACAGGTACAGATAGTGTTGGTAAGTATATTAGTTTTACAGTACCTGAGTTAAAATATTGGGATATGATTTATTTTACATTTGGTAACGAAAGTGAACCATCAATATATGAAGCAGAAGATTCAATTAAAAAAGATGTAGGTACTAATAATGACCATAATGGTTATACAGGATCCGGATTTGTTGATTCCTATGGAGAAACATGGGATAGCGTTTCATTTGATATAGAAGTTGAAGAAGAAGGAGATTATACATTACGCTTCTCATATGCTAATGCAACAGGTAGTGAGTGCAGTAGAGAGCTTATTGTAGATAATCAGAACAAAGGTAAGATATCCTTCCAACCATTATCAGATTGGGATACTTGGGGAATAGCTGAAAAAGGAGTTCATCTATTACCAGGTAGACATAGATTAGTAGTGTTAGTAACTCATGAATATACTGGTTTCATTAATCTAGATAATTTACGTGTTTCTAAGCTATCTGAGAGTGTTAGAGGAGTATACATGAATAACTGGAAAGATTCAGTATACTTATGGAAAGAAACTCAAAATAACTTAACAAAACCTTTATTTACTGATGGACCATCTATATATGAGTTAAGATTCTACGAAAAAACAGATGCTGATGATTATAATAGAAATGAAATCAAGAATTACAGTATGTTCTTTAGAGATGAAACTGATAACAAGGTATATACAACTGGAAGTAATTTCAGAGCTTCAGGTCATTTTGGTGATGATGGAATTTTCTATACTGATTATGAGACTTATGCAGGAGAAAAAATGTCTCCAGAGATATCAAGAGATTATGCAGCAATACCTAATGAGAATTTCATGGTTGTAAGATATACTGTTAAGAATAATACAGGAAGTGAAAAGACTTATAATATCATGGATATGCTTCATGTGGATAATCATAGCAATAATGATATAACAGCTTCCTATGATTCTACTAAGCAAGTAACTACTATAGATATGAGTGGAGCAGGACAGTATTATATAGCTCATGGTACATTGGAATCATCTGTCAATGGTTACCAAATAGCAGATGATACAGTATCTGATACAAATAGCAATATTTGTTCACCATGGCATACCTTTAATAACGATGGTACTTTGAAAAACAATGGTTCTGTAACTTGTAGAGAAGATATTTCAACTGCATTCACTAAGTCAGTTACTTTACAATCACAAGAATCAACTGATATTTATTTTTATATAGCAATAGGTAAAGATAATGTAGAAATTCAAAATGCCATTGATACAGCAACAGGTCAAAATGGCAGCTATTGGATGAATACTATGGAAACTAATTACTCAAATTGGTTGAATGAAGGTAAATCTGTAAACTTTGACCAGCCAGAATTAAATTATTGTTATGAAAATATATCTGTAGCATTAAAACAATCAATTGTACCTGGAACATATAATGATGGTACAAAAGATGTAGCAAAATTTGCATCACTACCAGCTACAACTAATCCATCAGCTTATTCTTATAAGGTATGGGCAAGAGATTCAGCTGTTACAGCGATGTCACTAGATGCTTCAGGTCATACTGATGAAGCTGAATACTATTGGTATTGGTTAGCAGATCGTCAAATAAAGGTTGATCATGGTGATTGGAGAAAACCAGGTACTTTCTGGACTTGTTATTGGATCTGGAATAATGACCCAGTATCTTTTGTTGAACCAGAGTATGATTCTATAGGTATGTTCCTAGTAGGAGCTTATAGACATTATGAAAGTTTGGAGGAACCAGCCAAAACTAACTTCCTTAACAATATTTGGGAAGATTATAGAAGGTCAGCTGATTTTGCAATGAACCACATTGATTCAAATGGTTTTGGTAAAGCAGATTGCTCCATATGGGAAGAACAGATTGAATATAATGCATTTACAGAAGCTCTTTATGCTGCTGGTTTAGATGCTGCTCAAGAAATGGCAAAAGCTAAAGGATTACAGTCTTTAGCAGATAATTATAATGGTGCTGCAGGTTCTATACGTTCAGCTATCCAAAGAAGTTCAACAGATTCAGTACCAGGATTATGGAATCAAACAGACCCTAATAATAGATATTACAATAGAGCTGTTAACCTTAATAATACACCAAGAACAACAGTAGATGCTTCAAGTGATGTTTTAGTTACTTATGGTGTTATTGATATGATGTCAAAGCGTGCTTATGACCATTATAATAAAGTCAATAATACAATAGCTCATGATACATATGGTATAACAAGATATGAAGGAGATAGTTTCTATTCAGGTAAGAATTCTTGGGATCCAGGTGGAGTTGAAGCATTTGAAGATGAGCCTTCTTGGCCACAGATGACTATGTGGGTAGCAATGATGGAACTTTTCAGCGGTTATGATTCTCTAAGAGACAATGCTCTACGACGTCTAGAATGGTTTGCTGACAGAACTGCATTAGGTTATGCACCACAAGGAGAAGCTGTTTCCAATGTTACATTAAAACCAATTATCAGTACTATGATAGAGCCTATTACAGGAGCTGCATATATTATGACTGCTTTAACTTACGAAGATAAATTTGATATGCGTATTACACCAAATCAATATAATGCTGGTGCTAGATACACTGTTAATGTTCATGATGGATGCAGAGATACAAGTAATGCTTATGATACTATATCAGATTGGCATCAATGGACATACATACCTTATTACTTAGATAAAATAGGTGATAATACTGCTGGTGATTCATCAAGAGATATTAAAAAGATATATATTTCCAATGATGATAATAATATGTACATTAGAATTGATAATGTAGGAAATACTTTACCTAATTATAACGTAAATAATGATAAGTTCGTAGTATCCGTTTACTCACAAGATTTTAGTAATGGAAGCATTAATACTACTAACAACGGTTTCTACGGTTCAGCATTAGATAGAGACTATGGATATATGGTTACTAGAAGAAGTGATGATTCCAATTACACAGCTTATAATGTAGATTCTAATAACAGTTGGCAATTGGATAAACAAATCACTAGTGTTATAGCACCTCAATGGGAAAGTACTTCTGGTAGAATAGAGATGGTTATTCCACTATCAGAACTTTCAAGTGGAAGTGTTAGTACTGGAGATTGGGCTAATATGAAGATTGCATTAGGACTAGATAATGGTTCAGGTATGCAGGAAACAGACTATATGAATATTCATTATAGAATTACTGGTAACAATGAAAGCTGGTTATTTGGTAATTCAGAAGAGTAA
- a CDS encoding ABC-F family ATP-binding cassette domain-containing protein — MNILSAENLSKSYSEKTLFENITFGIDDNEKIGLIGVNGTGKSTLLKTLVGIESLDEGKVVTGRDVKIQYLSQNPDFDSESTVLEQIFKGDSKEMKLIREYELIIQKLEKEYDNVKLQDRLTKLNSDMDSFDAWKMESEAKSILTKLGIRDFESKMGILSGGQRKRVALAAALIQPSDLLILDEPTNHIDDTLIEWLEDYLNNRKGALLMITHDRYFLDRVTNRILELDQGGLYSYIGNYSLYLEKKAEREQEVINKELKRRNIFRNELEWIRRGARARSTKQKARIDRFEQLKEQKVDLRQQNMDITVGSRRLGKKIIDIHNVSKSFGSNTVLKDFDYTVLRDDRVGIIGANGIGKSTLLNMIDGRLTPDNGSIDIGETVVIGYYSQENLEMDESLKVIEYIKEVAEYITAGDNYKITASQMLERFLFTKEMQYTFINRLSGGEKRRLYLLRVLMQNPNVLLLDEPTNDLDVQTLTILEEYIENFKGVVITVSHDRYFLDKICDKLFVFMGNGEVKQFTGNYTNYIKINTNVMDSNEENVKVNNTEKENTKSNYKQRERAPKFSYKEKIEYEEIDGKIEKVEDKISKVEEEIGKGGSDFVRLQELTEEKEKLESKLMELMDRWEYLNELAERIMSSNRI, encoded by the coding sequence ATGAATATATTGTCCGCAGAAAATCTCTCTAAAAGTTATTCAGAGAAAACTTTGTTTGAAAATATAACATTTGGTATTGATGATAATGAAAAAATAGGTTTAATAGGCGTTAATGGTACAGGAAAATCCACATTACTAAAGACTTTAGTAGGTATAGAATCTCTTGATGAAGGAAAAGTAGTTACTGGTAGAGATGTAAAAATTCAATACCTATCCCAGAATCCTGACTTTGATAGCGAATCCACAGTACTTGAACAGATATTTAAAGGTGATAGTAAAGAAATGAAACTCATAAGAGAATATGAGCTAATAATCCAGAAGTTAGAAAAAGAGTACGACAATGTTAAATTACAAGATAGATTAACAAAACTTAATAGTGACATGGATTCTTTTGATGCTTGGAAAATGGAAAGTGAAGCTAAAAGCATTCTAACTAAACTTGGTATACGAGACTTTGAGTCAAAAATGGGAATATTATCAGGTGGACAAAGAAAAAGGGTTGCTTTAGCAGCGGCCTTAATTCAACCATCAGATTTGCTAATTCTAGATGAGCCCACAAACCATATTGATGATACGTTGATTGAATGGCTGGAAGATTATCTTAATAATCGTAAAGGTGCACTATTAATGATTACACATGATAGATATTTTCTTGATAGAGTTACCAATAGAATTCTAGAACTTGACCAAGGCGGATTATATTCCTATATAGGAAACTATAGCTTATATCTAGAAAAGAAAGCCGAACGAGAGCAAGAAGTCATCAATAAAGAATTAAAAAGAAGAAATATATTTAGAAATGAACTAGAATGGATAAGAAGAGGAGCAAGAGCTAGGTCTACCAAACAAAAAGCTAGAATAGATAGATTTGAACAACTAAAAGAACAAAAAGTTGATTTAAGACAGCAGAATATGGATATTACAGTGGGGTCAAGAAGACTAGGTAAGAAAATTATTGATATCCATAATGTATCTAAGAGTTTTGGTAGTAATACTGTATTAAAAGATTTTGACTATACAGTTCTTAGAGATGATAGAGTAGGTATTATAGGTGCTAATGGAATAGGAAAATCAACATTACTTAATATGATTGACGGTAGACTAACCCCTGACAATGGAAGTATAGATATAGGTGAAACAGTAGTTATCGGTTATTACTCACAAGAAAATCTTGAGATGGATGAAAGTCTTAAGGTTATTGAGTATATTAAAGAAGTTGCAGAATATATTACTGCTGGCGATAATTATAAAATAACAGCTTCACAGATGTTAGAAAGATTCTTGTTTACAAAAGAAATGCAATATACTTTTATTAATCGTTTATCTGGTGGAGAAAAGAGAAGATTGTACCTGCTTAGAGTATTGATGCAAAATCCTAATGTACTTCTACTAGATGAACCTACAAATGACCTTGATGTACAAACACTTACTATTCTAGAGGAATATATTGAAAATTTTAAGGGAGTAGTTATTACAGTATCTCATGATAGGTATTTCTTGGATAAGATATGTGATAAACTATTTGTTTTCATGGGCAATGGTGAGGTTAAACAGTTTACAGGAAATTATACTAATTATATCAAGATTAATACTAATGTTATGGATAGTAATGAAGAGAATGTAAAAGTTAATAATACAGAAAAAGAAAATACAAAATCAAACTATAAGCAAAGAGAAAGAGCTCCTAAGTTTAGTTACAAAGAGAAGATAGAGTATGAGGAGATTGATGGTAAGATTGAAAAAGTTGAGGATAAAATAAGTAAGGTGGAAGAAGAGATAGGTAAGGGTGGCAGTGATTTTGTGAGGTTACAGGAACTTACTGAAGAAAAAGAGAAGTTGGAGAGTAAGTTGATGGAGTTGATGGATAGGTGGGAGTATTTGAATGAATTGGCTGAGAGGATAATGAGTAGTAATAGGATTTAA
- a CDS encoding DUF5050 domain-containing protein — translation MTKKLLLSIAIFVMVCYTSIIVNAASDTQEAKYVQQQGEWIYYIDDTDEGYLCKIKMDGTGYTKLFTFKASEFLIKDEWIYYIESKSIYMGEGALYRIRSNGTGKEKLFSHNIWDVKNLAYSNGYLTFYAGKMYKMDLSNLSPIELNWNHSQCATQNGYLISNHYGTFSLYNLATDKDTFFKYTKKVSEFVCDDQWIYFIEKNSQDYLYDIVKVKYDGSERTIVLSNLKNAGNLQLFNGELYYYARTDIEYRKYYYGIWKASIEGQDTELVTKDSIYHEKKFENVIDNNIYFTKSNYLAVYDIKAKKINYKPLEGLVSSNQSAAFNDTGNLIITRENEIIELTPDLKEIKTLKDFTVLDNREYHFGASSRLYYYNNYVVIQDRGTSITDLASLEIVNLKKNTIYTLKGEEYDYFMAGIDNNYVYFFGEKNDDYISKLFRLPIGELDISKKEHIWDVRECYYFNGYVIDQGDYPTYELRKLDLSSLKESKISSVFIYGCDIKNGYLYYVKGNNGGIYKTSINNINVKKIYSQKQWASDVIVNKSTIFFETWKGGNQLVSTDTNGNNFKVISCDSVSNFFDANEQYVVFNASRKFACYLRQEDKIELISDFDNNPKPASVQGSSVFYDVSDNDWFASKLYKLHNKKIISGHNGYFSPNKTITVDQFIKTLCVALNGEIAGPSSDYWAQKYIDFAIDKKYISANQFEDYSREITRGELAQIIVNTMNLSPLNEKQKKEMIEKIKDYKSINDAHKEAVLKVYHEGIITGYDDGSFKADNTLKRSEASIVIYRIVDRIEI, via the coding sequence ATGACAAAAAAATTACTATTATCAATAGCCATATTTGTGATGGTATGTTACACATCAATTATAGTTAATGCAGCAAGTGATACACAGGAAGCTAAATATGTTCAACAACAAGGAGAATGGATATATTATATTGATGACACCGATGAAGGGTATCTGTGCAAAATTAAAATGGATGGCACAGGATATACTAAACTATTTACTTTTAAGGCATCTGAATTTTTAATCAAAGATGAATGGATATATTATATAGAGTCAAAATCCATATATATGGGTGAAGGTGCATTGTATCGTATCCGATCAAATGGTACAGGTAAAGAGAAACTGTTCAGTCATAATATATGGGATGTAAAGAATCTTGCATATAGTAATGGATATTTGACTTTTTATGCAGGGAAGATGTACAAGATGGATTTATCTAATCTAAGCCCTATTGAACTAAATTGGAACCACTCTCAATGTGCAACCCAAAATGGATATTTAATCAGTAATCATTATGGTACATTTAGTTTATATAACTTAGCCACAGACAAAGACACCTTCTTTAAATATACTAAAAAAGTTTCTGAATTCGTATGCGATGATCAATGGATTTACTTCATAGAGAAAAATAGTCAAGATTATTTATACGATATCGTTAAAGTAAAGTATGACGGAAGTGAGAGAACAATTGTTTTATCTAACTTGAAAAATGCAGGGAATCTCCAATTATTTAACGGTGAACTTTACTATTATGCAAGAACTGATATTGAGTATAGAAAATATTATTATGGGATTTGGAAAGCATCAATTGAAGGTCAAGACACAGAGCTAGTGACTAAAGATTCAATTTATCATGAAAAAAAATTTGAGAACGTGATTGACAATAATATATATTTTACCAAGTCTAATTATTTAGCTGTTTACGATATTAAGGCAAAGAAGATTAATTATAAACCTTTAGAAGGTTTGGTATCATCTAATCAATCAGCTGCCTTCAATGATACAGGTAATTTAATTATTACAAGAGAAAATGAAATCATTGAACTTACCCCTGATTTGAAAGAAATAAAAACCCTTAAGGATTTTACAGTCTTAGATAATAGAGAGTACCATTTTGGTGCATCTTCGAGATTATATTATTATAATAACTATGTAGTAATTCAAGATCGAGGCACTAGTATAACAGACTTGGCTAGCCTAGAGATTGTTAATTTGAAGAAGAACACAATTTATACTTTGAAAGGTGAAGAATACGATTATTTTATGGCTGGAATAGATAATAATTATGTTTATTTTTTTGGTGAAAAAAATGATGATTATATATCTAAGCTATTCCGTCTTCCAATAGGTGAATTGGATATATCTAAAAAAGAACATATTTGGGATGTTCGAGAATGCTATTATTTCAATGGTTATGTTATTGACCAAGGTGATTATCCTACATATGAGCTACGTAAGTTGGACTTGAGTTCTCTTAAAGAGAGCAAAATTAGTTCTGTGTTTATTTATGGTTGTGATATTAAAAATGGGTACTTATATTATGTAAAAGGAAACAATGGTGGTATCTATAAAACGTCAATAAACAATATTAATGTGAAGAAGATATATTCACAGAAACAATGGGCATCGGATGTTATCGTAAACAAATCTACTATTTTCTTTGAAACATGGAAAGGTGGTAATCAGCTGGTATCCACGGACACTAATGGGAATAACTTCAAAGTAATTAGTTGTGACAGTGTTTCTAATTTCTTTGATGCCAATGAGCAATATGTTGTTTTTAATGCCTCAAGAAAGTTTGCGTGTTACTTAAGACAAGAAGATAAAATTGAATTGATATCTGACTTTGATAATAACCCAAAGCCTGCTAGTGTTCAGGGTAGTAGTGTGTTCTACGATGTTAGTGATAACGATTGGTTTGCCTCTAAATTGTATAAGTTGCATAATAAGAAAATTATTAGTGGACACAATGGTTACTTTAGTCCTAATAAAACGATTACTGTAGACCAGTTTATTAAAACGTTATGTGTTGCATTAAATGGTGAAATAGCTGGTCCATCTTCAGATTATTGGGCACAGAAATATATTGATTTTGCCATTGATAAGAAGTATATTTCTGCAAATCAATTTGAGGACTATTCCAGAGAGATTACAAGGGGTGAACTGGCACAAATCATTGTTAATACTATGAATCTAAGTCCTCTTAATGAAAAACAAAAAAAAGAAATGATTGAGAAAATTAAAGATTACAAATCAATAAATGATGCTCATAAGGAAGCCGTATTAAAGGTTTATCATGAGGGAATTATTACCGGTTATGATGATGGTTCTTTTAAGGCGGATAATACTTTGAAGCGTTCTGAAGCTAGCATTGTTATATACAGGATTGTTGATAGGATTGAGATATAA
- a CDS encoding DUF4291 domain-containing protein, which produces MILENKKIYAKYDDKTIRVYQAYNDRIADEALELNTFGNNFKKERMTWIKPSFLWMMYRSGWGTKKDQERILAIDIYRVFFEELLSKAVLSTYDINVYSTRDNWRMHLSKSNVRCQFDPDRDIYGNPLDKRAIQLGIKGDMVEKYLTKGIYNIIDMTNKVREYREHINNDLFDIALLPVETEYSSEIK; this is translated from the coding sequence GTGATATTAGAAAACAAGAAGATTTATGCAAAATATGATGACAAAACTATAAGAGTTTACCAAGCATATAATGATCGTATAGCAGATGAAGCATTAGAATTAAATACTTTTGGTAATAACTTCAAAAAAGAAAGAATGACATGGATAAAGCCATCATTTTTATGGATGATGTATCGTTCAGGATGGGGAACCAAAAAAGATCAAGAGAGAATATTAGCAATAGATATTTATAGAGTATTTTTTGAAGAACTATTATCTAAGGCAGTACTATCAACTTATGATATAAATGTTTATTCTACACGTGATAATTGGAGAATGCATTTATCTAAATCAAATGTACGATGCCAATTTGATCCAGATAGAGATATATATGGTAATCCGCTGGATAAGAGAGCTATTCAATTAGGAATAAAAGGAGATATGGTAGAGAAATACTTAACTAAAGGAATATATAATATAATTGATATGACGAATAAAGTTAGAGAATATAGAGAACATATTAATAATGATTTGTTTGATATTGCTTTACTACCTGTTGAAACAGAATATTCTTCAGAAATAAAATAG